The Streptomyces pactum genome contains a region encoding:
- a CDS encoding carbohydrate ABC transporter permease, translating to MSVPPGSSGGAVRERVRPVRGSSRPRGASRESGTAPRRLGRASGTPWLYLAPALVVLGGLLVYPVYQLGLISFLEYTQAQVSGGEPTTFQGFGNYAELFGDDQFWRVLLATVVFAAACVVSTLAVGCALAVLLTRVRAVPRLALMLAALGAWATPAVTGSTVWLLLFDPDFGPVNRMLGLGDHSWTYGRYSAFALVLLEVVWCSFPFVMVTVYAGIRAVPAEVLEAAALDGASQWRIWRSVLAPMLRPILVVVTIQSVIWDFKVFTQIYVMTNGGGIAGQNLVLNVYAYQKAFASSQYSLGSAIGVVMLLILLAVTLVYLRLLRRQGEEL from the coding sequence ATGAGTGTGCCGCCCGGCAGCTCGGGGGGTGCGGTCCGGGAGCGGGTGCGGCCGGTCCGCGGCTCGTCGCGCCCACGCGGCGCCAGCCGCGAGTCCGGTACGGCCCCGCGCCGGCTCGGGCGCGCCTCCGGCACCCCCTGGCTGTATCTCGCCCCCGCCCTCGTCGTCCTCGGCGGGTTGCTCGTCTACCCCGTCTACCAGCTCGGGCTGATCTCCTTCCTGGAGTACACCCAGGCGCAGGTCTCCGGGGGCGAGCCGACCACCTTCCAGGGGTTCGGGAACTACGCCGAGCTGTTCGGGGACGACCAGTTCTGGCGGGTCCTGCTCGCCACCGTCGTCTTCGCGGCGGCCTGTGTCGTCTCCACGCTGGCCGTCGGGTGCGCGCTCGCCGTGCTGCTCACGCGGGTGCGCGCCGTGCCGCGGCTCGCGCTGATGCTGGCCGCCCTCGGCGCGTGGGCGACCCCGGCGGTCACCGGGTCGACGGTCTGGCTGCTGCTGTTCGACCCGGACTTCGGGCCGGTCAACCGGATGCTCGGCCTCGGCGACCACTCCTGGACGTACGGGCGCTACAGCGCCTTCGCCCTCGTCCTGCTCGAAGTGGTCTGGTGCTCCTTCCCGTTCGTCATGGTCACCGTCTACGCCGGTATCCGCGCCGTGCCTGCGGAGGTGCTGGAGGCCGCCGCGCTCGACGGCGCCTCGCAATGGCGCATCTGGCGCTCCGTGCTGGCGCCCATGCTGCGGCCGATCCTGGTGGTCGTCACCATCCAGTCCGTCATCTGGGACTTCAAGGTCTTCACCCAGATCTACGTCATGACGAACGGCGGCGGCATCGCCGGCCAGAACCTCGTCCTCAACGTCTACGCCTACCAGAAGGCGTTCGCGTCCTCGCAGTACAGCCTCGGCTCGGCGATCGGCGTCGTGATGCTGCTGATCCTGCTCGCCGTGACGCTGGTCTACCTGCGGCTGCTGCGCCGCCAGGGGGAGGAGCTGTGA
- a CDS encoding carbohydrate ABC transporter permease, which translates to MNLPRARVRRPWRLAAEASALLVAVVVAFPLYWMVLSAFKPAGEIESAEPRPWTLAPSLDSFRRVFGQQEFGRYFLNSLLVAGTVVIASALIAFLAATAVTRFRFRFRTTLLIMFLVAQMVPVEALTIPLFFLMRDFGQLNTLGSLILPHIAFSLPFAIWMLRGFVKAVPEALEEAAYMDGASRARFLWQILFPLVFPGLVATSVFSFISTWNDFLFAKSFIISDTSQSTLPMALLVFYKPDDPDWGGVMAASTVMTIPVLVFFVLVQRRLVSGLGGAVKD; encoded by the coding sequence GTGAATCTTCCGCGCGCGCGTGTGCGCCGTCCGTGGCGGCTGGCGGCCGAGGCCTCGGCGCTGCTGGTCGCCGTCGTGGTCGCCTTCCCGCTGTACTGGATGGTGCTGAGCGCCTTCAAGCCGGCCGGTGAGATCGAGTCGGCCGAGCCCCGGCCGTGGACCCTGGCGCCGTCGCTCGACTCCTTCCGGCGGGTGTTCGGGCAGCAGGAATTCGGTCGCTACTTTCTCAACAGTCTGCTCGTGGCGGGCACCGTCGTGATCGCCTCGGCGCTCATCGCGTTCCTCGCGGCGACCGCGGTGACGCGTTTCCGGTTCCGTTTCCGGACCACCCTGCTGATCATGTTCCTGGTGGCCCAGATGGTGCCCGTGGAGGCGCTCACCATCCCGCTGTTCTTCCTCATGCGGGACTTCGGCCAACTGAACACGCTGGGTTCGCTGATCCTGCCCCACATCGCCTTCTCGCTGCCGTTCGCCATCTGGATGCTGCGGGGGTTCGTGAAAGCCGTGCCGGAGGCCCTGGAGGAGGCCGCCTACATGGACGGGGCGAGCCGGGCGCGATTCCTGTGGCAGATCCTTTTCCCGCTGGTCTTCCCGGGGCTGGTGGCCACCAGCGTCTTCTCCTTCATCTCGACCTGGAACGACTTCCTGTTCGCCAAGTCGTTCATCATCAGCGACACCTCCCAGTCGACGCTCCCGATGGCGCTGCTGGTCTTCTACAAGCCGGACGATCCCGACTGGGGCGGAGTGATGGCCGCCTCCACGGTGATGACGATTCCGGTGCTGGTCTTCTTCGTACTCGTGCAACGACGACTCGTCTCCGGCCTCGGCGGAGCGGTGAAGGACTGA